A single Ketogulonicigenium vulgare WSH-001 DNA region contains:
- a CDS encoding alpha/beta hydrolase, producing MTYHALRSAGDEPRLLLTLHGTGGTEEQFHAFGQRLLPGAHITSPRGDVSESGALRYFKRLSEGRYDMDDLARATDKLGAFIDDERAQTEATRISALGYSNGANILAALSFQRPDLIDDLILLHPLIPFTPPARDFTGRRVLITAGKTDMICPRERTASLAQYYTQCGADLHLFWHEGGHEISAREGDAVRAFVAG from the coding sequence ATGACCTATCACGCTTTGCGCAGTGCGGGGGATGAACCCCGCCTGCTGCTGACCCTGCATGGCACCGGCGGCACCGAGGAACAGTTCCACGCCTTTGGCCAGCGCCTGCTGCCCGGCGCGCATATCACCTCGCCACGCGGCGATGTCTCGGAATCGGGGGCCTTGCGCTATTTCAAGCGTCTGTCCGAGGGGCGCTATGACATGGATGATCTGGCGCGTGCGACGGATAAGCTGGGCGCGTTCATCGACGACGAGCGCGCCCAGACAGAGGCGACACGCATCTCGGCGCTGGGCTATTCCAATGGTGCCAATATCTTGGCGGCGCTATCGTTTCAGCGGCCCGATCTGATCGACGATCTGATCTTGCTGCACCCGCTGATCCCGTTCACTCCGCCTGCGCGCGATTTCACGGGGCGGCGCGTGCTGATCACGGCCGGTAAAACCGACATGATCTGTCCGCGCGAAAGGACCGCCAGCCTTGCGCAATATTACACCCAGTGCGGCGCGGATCTGCATCTGTTCTGGCACGAGGGCGGGCACGAAATCTCTGCCCGCGAAGGGGACGCCGTCAGGGCCTTTGTCGCGGGGTAA
- a CDS encoding aldehyde dehydrogenase family protein, whose protein sequence is MIEKRAFYIGGQWVCPAAPRDHQVINPSTEEACAVISLGDQVDTDKAVAAAKAAFPAWAVTPLDLRRTYVERILAQYYIRAEEMAQAISMEMGAPIDFARNSQAPCVSEHIEGFLSALDRMEWAHDMGPEAPGTRIVKHPIGVVGLITPWNWPMNQVTLKVIPALLAGCTLVLKPSEEAPLSSMLFAEFVHDAGVPAGVFNLVNGDGAGVGTQMSSHPDIAMISFTGSTRAGKAISRTAAETLKRVTLELGGKGANVIFADAGEEAVTKGVRRMFNNAGQSCNAPSRMLVERPLYDRALEVARKAAEETTVAPAAKSGSHIGPVVNRAQWDKIQDLIQSGIDEGATLLAGGTGLPEGLNKGYFIRPTVFADVRPGMRIEKEEIFGPVLSMLPFDTEEEAIQIANDTEYGLTNYVQTADKARARRLGLQLNAGMIEMNYRSLGDGAFFGGVKSSGTAREGGIWGINEFLIEKAISDWN, encoded by the coding sequence ATGATCGAGAAGCGCGCTTTCTATATTGGCGGACAGTGGGTTTGTCCTGCGGCCCCGCGCGACCATCAGGTGATCAACCCCTCGACCGAGGAGGCCTGCGCCGTGATTTCGTTGGGTGATCAGGTAGATACGGACAAAGCCGTCGCAGCGGCAAAGGCGGCATTCCCCGCTTGGGCCGTGACGCCGCTGGATCTGCGCCGCACCTATGTCGAGCGGATTTTGGCGCAATATTACATCCGGGCCGAGGAAATGGCCCAGGCGATCAGCATGGAAATGGGCGCGCCCATCGACTTTGCCCGCAACTCTCAGGCGCCCTGCGTGTCCGAACATATCGAGGGGTTCCTGTCGGCCCTGGATCGCATGGAATGGGCGCATGACATGGGGCCCGAGGCGCCCGGCACGCGGATCGTGAAACACCCCATTGGTGTGGTCGGCCTGATCACGCCGTGGAACTGGCCGATGAACCAGGTGACGCTGAAGGTGATCCCCGCGCTGCTGGCGGGATGCACGCTGGTTCTGAAACCGTCCGAGGAAGCGCCGCTGTCGTCCATGCTGTTTGCCGAATTCGTTCATGATGCGGGCGTGCCTGCGGGTGTGTTCAATCTGGTGAATGGCGATGGGGCGGGGGTCGGTACGCAGATGTCCAGCCATCCCGATATCGCGATGATCTCGTTCACCGGCTCGACCCGCGCGGGCAAGGCGATCAGCCGCACCGCCGCCGAGACGCTGAAACGCGTGACGCTGGAACTGGGCGGCAAGGGTGCGAATGTGATCTTTGCCGATGCGGGCGAGGAGGCCGTCACCAAAGGCGTGCGCCGCATGTTCAACAACGCTGGCCAGTCCTGCAACGCCCCCTCGCGCATGTTGGTCGAGCGTCCCCTTTATGATCGCGCTTTGGAAGTCGCGCGCAAGGCGGCCGAGGAAACCACCGTCGCCCCCGCCGCCAAAAGTGGCAGCCATATCGGCCCGGTCGTGAACCGCGCGCAATGGGACAAGATCCAAGATCTGATCCAATCCGGCATTGATGAGGGCGCAACCTTGCTTGCAGGGGGCACCGGCCTGCCCGAGGGGCTCAACAAGGGCTATTTCATCCGCCCCACCGTCTTTGCCGATGTCCGCCCCGGGATGCGCATTGAAAAGGAAGAGATTTTCGGCCCCGTCCTGTCCATGCTTCCCTTTGATACCGAGGAGGAGGCGATCCAGATCGCCAATGACACCGAATACGGCCTGACCAATTACGTCCAGACCGCTGATAAGGCGCGCGCCCGCCGCCTTGGGTTGCAGTTGAACGCCGGTATGATCGAGATGAATTATCGCAGCCTTGGCGATGGCGCCTTCTTTGGCGGCGTCAAATCATCGGGCACGGCGCGTGAAGGCGGCATCTGGGGTATCAATGAATTCCTGATCGAAAAAGCGATTTCTGACTGGAATTAA
- a CDS encoding peroxiredoxin produces the protein MSLRINDVIPDLSVETDQGTIKLHDWIGDAWAVIFSHPKDFTPVCTTEFGAVAQLADEWAKRGTKVLGVSVDGVEEHVKWKADIETVGGAAPTFPIVADKGLELAKAFDMLPAEAYLPEGRTPNDTATVRAVFIIGPDKKLKLSMIYPMNVGRNFAEVLRALNALQTSAKNGISTPANWEAGKDVVVPLTISDEDAKARFDNFQTVLPYLRTAKLRD, from the coding sequence ATGAGCCTTCGCATTAATGATGTCATTCCTGACCTAAGCGTAGAAACCGATCAAGGCACGATCAAGCTGCATGACTGGATCGGCGACGCTTGGGCCGTGATCTTTTCGCATCCCAAGGATTTTACGCCCGTTTGCACGACAGAATTCGGCGCCGTGGCGCAACTGGCCGATGAATGGGCCAAGCGCGGCACCAAGGTGCTGGGCGTTTCGGTCGACGGCGTCGAGGAACATGTGAAATGGAAAGCCGATATCGAAACCGTCGGCGGCGCGGCTCCGACCTTCCCGATTGTGGCGGATAAGGGTCTGGAGCTGGCCAAGGCCTTCGACATGCTGCCTGCCGAGGCCTATCTGCCCGAGGGGCGCACCCCCAATGACACGGCCACCGTCCGCGCCGTGTTCATCATCGGGCCGGATAAAAAGCTGAAACTGTCGATGATCTATCCGATGAATGTCGGGCGCAATTTTGCCGAAGTGCTGCGCGCGCTGAATGCGCTGCAAACATCTGCAAAGAATGGCATTTCGACCCCTGCGAACTGGGAAGCGGGCAAGGATGTCGTGGTGCCGCTGACCATCAGCGACGAAGATGCCAAGGCGCGGTTCGATAATTTCCAAACCGTCCTGCCCTATCTGCGCACCGCAAAACTGCGCGACTAG
- a CDS encoding RsmB/NOP family class I SAM-dependent RNA methyltransferase, whose protein sequence is MSDSLIPRRAALNLLNAVTVDHRLLSECTAIFDPLSPPDRARAQRLATSVLRAASRADRWLKPHLKKRPPVQVQNALRLGVVEIAEGAAPHGVVNDIVTLLADGKRTANFAALANAVLRKGADLPQQWGKLALPQLPDWLREPLREAWGNSAINAIERAHFRGAPLDLTIPRDTADWAARLGGLVLPTGSVRLDGHGMVSTLPGFAEGAWWVQDAAAALPVRLLGDLRGQRALDICAAPGGKTMQLASAGAEVTALDLSANRLQRVAENLARTNLNATIVQGDALEFTTTGWDVIVLDAPCSATGTIRRHPDLPFARDGAEIGSLIALQAQMIDHALRLLNPGGRLLFCTCSLLPDEGEVQVEEALARHPGLRVIPPELPEIEADWISPEGGVRLRPDYWPSLGGMDGFYMAVLCAP, encoded by the coding sequence ATGAGCGATAGCCTGATCCCCCGCCGTGCAGCCCTGAACTTGCTGAATGCGGTGACTGTGGACCACAGGCTACTCAGTGAATGCACCGCGATCTTTGATCCGCTCTCGCCGCCGGATCGCGCCCGTGCGCAGCGGCTGGCGACCTCGGTGCTGCGTGCCGCCAGCCGCGCGGATCGCTGGTTGAAACCACATCTGAAAAAACGCCCGCCCGTGCAGGTGCAAAACGCCCTGCGCCTCGGTGTGGTTGAGATTGCCGAAGGCGCGGCCCCGCACGGCGTGGTGAATGATATCGTGACGCTGCTGGCCGATGGCAAACGCACCGCGAATTTCGCGGCGCTTGCCAATGCCGTGCTGCGCAAGGGCGCGGATCTGCCGCAGCAATGGGGCAAGCTGGCGCTGCCACAACTGCCCGACTGGCTGCGCGAGCCGTTGCGCGAGGCCTGGGGTAATAGCGCGATCAACGCCATCGAGCGCGCGCATTTTCGCGGCGCGCCCCTTGATCTGACGATTCCGCGCGATACGGCTGATTGGGCAGCGCGCCTTGGCGGTCTGGTGTTGCCGACGGGGTCAGTGCGGCTGGACGGGCATGGCATGGTCAGCACCTTGCCGGGCTTTGCCGAGGGGGCGTGGTGGGTGCAAGATGCCGCGGCCGCACTGCCGGTGCGGTTGCTGGGCGATCTGCGCGGCCAGCGCGCGCTGGACATTTGTGCCGCCCCCGGTGGCAAGACAATGCAGCTTGCCAGCGCAGGGGCCGAGGTGACGGCCCTCGATCTGTCCGCCAACCGCCTGCAGCGCGTCGCCGAGAATCTGGCCCGCACCAATCTGAATGCGACCATTGTGCAGGGCGATGCGCTGGAATTCACCACCACCGGTTGGGATGTCATCGTGCTGGATGCGCCTTGTTCCGCCACCGGCACCATCCGCCGCCATCCCGATCTGCCCTTTGCCCGCGACGGGGCCGAGATTGGCAGCCTGATCGCGCTTCAGGCCCAGATGATCGACCACGCACTGCGCTTGCTGAACCCCGGCGGCCGCCTGTTGTTCTGCACCTGCTCGCTACTGCCCGATGAGGGCGAGGTGCAGGTTGAGGAGGCGCTGGCCCGCCATCCCGGTCTGCGCGTCATCCCGCCCGAACTGCCCGAAATCGAGGCAGACTGGATCAGCCCCGAGGGCGGTGTGCGTCTGCGGCCCGATTATTGGCCCAGCCTTGGCGGCATGGACGGTTTCTATATGGCGGTGCTGTGCGCGCCCTAG
- a CDS encoding DUF1674 domain-containing protein, translating to MADTTELPEAAKRALAEAAARRKALDEAAAAMAPELGGRDGLEPVRYGDWEKKGLAIDF from the coding sequence ATGGCTGATACCACGGAATTGCCTGAAGCCGCCAAGCGCGCCTTGGCCGAGGCTGCCGCACGCCGCAAGGCGCTGGACGAGGCCGCCGCCGCAATGGCCCCCGAACTTGGGGGCCGCGACGGGCTAGAGCCGGTGCGCTATGGCGATTGGGAAAAGAAAGGGCTGGCCATAGATTTCTAG
- a CDS encoding VOC family protein — protein sequence MLTQIKGLHHISSLASDANRTNAFFTRTLGLRRVKKSVNQDAPDMYHLYYGNALGDQASAMTFFPIPHARPGRRGTGEVGVTNFTVPKGSLSAWADRLALGGATDIAFGQSFGAALVAFTAPDGDSFALIEGDDPRAPWTGSGVGEDMAIRGFHSASLRLKDSGATRELLHFMGYQDLESNGAVTRLHLPDGEHAAIIDIETLPTIERARQSAGTVHHIAFAVPDLIAHEEVRKTLEDTGWGVTPSIDRYYFQAAYFRTPGGVLFEISTNGPGFDVDEDSAQLGQNLILPPKFEAHRDQIAAALPHMEE from the coding sequence ATGCTAACCCAGATCAAAGGCCTGCATCACATCTCGTCCTTGGCGTCCGACGCCAATCGCACGAATGCGTTTTTCACCCGCACCCTGGGCCTGCGCCGCGTGAAAAAGTCGGTGAACCAAGACGCGCCCGATATGTATCACCTGTATTACGGGAACGCGCTGGGGGATCAGGCCTCGGCGATGACCTTTTTCCCCATACCCCATGCCCGCCCCGGTCGGCGCGGCACGGGCGAGGTGGGCGTGACCAATTTCACCGTGCCAAAGGGCAGCCTCAGTGCTTGGGCGGATCGGCTGGCGTTGGGCGGGGCCACGGATATCGCCTTTGGCCAATCGTTTGGCGCGGCGCTGGTCGCGTTTACCGCGCCTGACGGCGATAGCTTTGCGCTGATCGAGGGGGATGACCCCCGCGCGCCTTGGACGGGGAGCGGGGTCGGCGAAGATATGGCGATCCGCGGCTTTCATTCCGCAAGCCTCCGGCTGAAAGATTCGGGCGCCACGCGCGAGCTGCTGCATTTCATGGGATATCAAGACCTTGAGAGCAACGGCGCTGTCACCCGCCTGCATCTGCCCGACGGGGAACATGCCGCGATCATCGACATTGAAACGCTACCAACCATCGAGCGCGCCCGCCAAAGCGCGGGCACCGTGCACCATATCGCTTTTGCCGTGCCCGACCTGATCGCCCATGAGGAGGTGCGTAAAACGCTGGAAGATACCGGCTGGGGCGTCACGCCCTCGATCGACCGGTACTATTTCCAAGCCGCCTATTTCCGCACGCCGGGCGGCGTGTTGTTTGAAATCTCGACCAATGGGCCGGGGTTCGATGTGGACGAGGATAGCGCACAGCTGGGCCAGAACCTGATCCTGCCCCCGAAATTCGAGGCGCACCGCGATCAGATTGCTGCCGCCTTGCCGCACATGGAGGAATGA
- a CDS encoding heparinase II/III family protein: MTAIPDWTAREAFLNRFYARRAGRGRKVPSFAAFPEPATMGEADRGRQILDGKFVLDGRLVEVLGASIWHNKLYGAALQECDWLNDLAALGDQKARARAQAWVWDWIARFGRGEGWTPQSTARRLMNWLHHAEFLLQGMQGPAQRNFMQSLARQTIYLARAWQFVPVGQGRVSTLAGLNAALLALDGLSRLRPKAEAAFLRALSDVVGREGQIASRNPAEAAVLFCDIVGVAVRLHATGQAMPPALQNVIEVMAPLLRGLRHGDGTLARLQGSNGGNPVALDAALAQAGVRAPAGARLHMGFARISAGRLVLIADAAPAPAGGHASATAIEISVGRRLLVTSCGDGSPFGTDWRQAGRGAASHSTLVLEGGAKPAEVMYARTPMDGGTRLELGHDGWRAAHGLVHARQIDVDIAGRVVMAEEMLMTIDAADQARFDRALVLSGGRGVDFALRFHLHPDVTVVPQDDPLVLNLVLKSGEVWALSHDGQARMTVEPSVYVENGVASPRSTQQVVLMGRAMSYATRMRWALGRATG, encoded by the coding sequence GTGACCGCCATTCCCGATTGGACCGCCCGAGAGGCCTTCCTGAACCGCTTTTACGCGCGCCGCGCTGGGCGGGGCCGCAAGGTGCCAAGCTTTGCCGCGTTTCCCGAACCCGCCACCATGGGCGAGGCAGATCGCGGACGGCAGATTCTGGACGGTAAATTCGTGCTGGACGGCCGCTTGGTCGAGGTGCTGGGCGCATCCATCTGGCATAACAAGCTCTATGGCGCGGCATTGCAGGAATGCGACTGGCTGAATGATCTGGCCGCCCTTGGCGATCAAAAGGCCCGCGCCCGTGCGCAGGCCTGGGTCTGGGACTGGATCGCGCGCTTTGGTCGGGGCGAGGGCTGGACACCGCAATCGACCGCGCGGCGGCTGATGAACTGGCTGCACCATGCCGAGTTCCTGCTGCAAGGCATGCAAGGGCCCGCACAGCGCAACTTCATGCAAAGCCTTGCGCGGCAAACGATCTATCTGGCCCGTGCATGGCAGTTCGTCCCGGTCGGGCAGGGGCGCGTCAGCACGCTGGCGGGACTGAATGCCGCGCTGCTGGCGCTGGACGGGTTGTCGCGCCTGCGGCCAAAGGCCGAGGCCGCATTTTTGCGCGCGCTGTCGGATGTTGTGGGGCGCGAGGGGCAGATCGCCTCGCGCAACCCCGCCGAGGCCGCTGTGCTGTTTTGCGATATCGTGGGTGTTGCGGTCCGGCTGCATGCGACCGGACAGGCCATGCCGCCCGCATTGCAAAACGTGATCGAGGTGATGGCACCGTTGTTGCGGGGCCTGCGGCACGGCGATGGGACGCTGGCGCGGTTGCAAGGCAGCAATGGCGGCAATCCGGTGGCGCTGGATGCGGCGCTGGCGCAGGCTGGCGTGCGTGCGCCGGCAGGGGCGCGGCTGCATATGGGATTTGCCCGCATCTCTGCGGGGCGGTTGGTGCTGATCGCCGATGCGGCGCCCGCACCTGCGGGGGGGCATGCCTCGGCCACGGCGATTGAAATTTCTGTCGGGCGGCGGCTGCTGGTCACGTCTTGTGGCGATGGATCGCCCTTTGGCACCGATTGGCGGCAGGCCGGGCGCGGCGCGGCCAGCCATTCGACCCTTGTGCTCGAGGGCGGCGCGAAACCGGCCGAGGTCATGTATGCCCGCACCCCGATGGACGGCGGCACGCGGCTAGAGCTGGGGCACGATGGTTGGCGCGCGGCCCATGGGCTTGTGCATGCCCGCCAGATCGACGTCGATATCGCCGGTCGCGTGGTCATGGCCGAGGAAATGCTGATGACCATCGATGCCGCTGATCAGGCCCGGTTCGACCGCGCGCTGGTGCTGTCGGGCGGACGCGGCGTTGACTTTGCCTTGCGCTTTCACCTGCATCCCGATGTGACCGTCGTGCCGCAGGACGACCCGCTGGTGCTGAACCTTGTACTGAAAAGTGGCGAGGTTTGGGCGCTGTCGCATGATGGGCAGGCGCGGATGACGGTCGAGCCCTCGGTCTATGTTGAAAATGGTGTGGCAAGCCCGCGCAGTACGCAACAGGTGGTTTTAATGGGGCGCGCAATGTCCTATGCGACGCGCATGCGCTGGGCATTGGGCCGCGCGACTGGCTAA